In Nasonia vitripennis strain AsymCx chromosome 2, Nvit_psr_1.1, whole genome shotgun sequence, a genomic segment contains:
- the LOC100120767 gene encoding uncharacterized protein LOC100120767: MARNSKSFRSEDKIINKDCYLVKKNFRQIRKKLKNRKLREKVKILKNFEPVGLEHVKILSEHLKRPINIWSKENSLVDFGNIYFEKPKINLEFMKRPSSKIGHFTSKGGLESRSNDPRYPNNCLFDAVGAQVGIEGNLLRRTVQYLQRKESKKRCESAFPVSTNLTERTVASR, encoded by the exons ATGGCTCGAAATTCAAAATCTTTTCGTTCAGAAgacaaaataattaacaaagATTGCTATCTCGTGAAGAAGAACTTCAGacaaataagaaaaaagctcAAGAATAGAAAATTAAgagaaaaagttaaaattttgaaaaatttcgaacCTGTCGGCCTGGAACATGTAAAAATACTCAGTGAACACTTAAAACGGCCAATAAATATCTGGTCCAAAGAAAACAGTTTAGTCGATTTTGGtaatatttatttcgaaaaacCAAAAATCAATCTTGAATTCATGAAGCGTCCTAGTTCAAAAATTGGACATTTTACTTCAAAGGGCGGTTTGGAATCCCGCAGTAATGATCCAAGATATCCAAATAATTGTTTGTTCGATGCTGTTGGTGCCCAAGTAGGAATCGAAGGGAACTTATTGCGGCGTACAGTACAGTACTTGCAAAGAAAAGAATCAAAAAAACGTTGTGAATCTGCATTTCCTGTGTCAACAAATTTGACAG AAAGGACAGTCGCATCCCGATAG